A DNA window from Bradyrhizobium barranii subsp. barranii contains the following coding sequences:
- a CDS encoding aspartate:alanine exchanger family transporter, with amino-acid sequence MQGFFTFLQQNPFLLLFFVVGLAVYIGRASIKGYGLGMVAGAIVVGAGLSVWASTYGVKLELNNFAKSLFYYLFMYGVGLRVGPSFINSLRGDGLKFCVLAVVSSVLGLALVVICTKLFALPIGAAGGMLAGSQTMSAAIGSAEQAVTSGVVKLPEGMKPEDASGMIALSYGITYIWGTVGIILICKYLPRWWGVDATAAAKQYEREFGVKDLEGGGLTGYRQFALRAYRLENPATVGMSIAKFRTVNPEYRIVNVGRNGEPQGADAELVLQKGDIVALGGATEHLTEKMGLIGPEVADAKTLGIPMDQADILVTNKDMVGRTFESFRDTAIAGQLQVTKVERGGVQIPAGLKTKLERMDIVSVVGLKSAVNDLGEMWGRIARTNTSTDLLTLAVGMIIGFLIGMIEFPAFGAKIGLGNAGGLLLSGVIVSSIVSRLRFFGNTPNAARNVLEDLGLVVFVAIVGVNAGAGLLAQLTGAVALKIFLAGFIACTIPPFIVWAIGFHLFKINPAVLMGGVAGARSHSGPCREAAVEIQSSVPWIGFPVAYAVSGILLTVFGYFAMILAQ; translated from the coding sequence ATGCAAGGCTTTTTCACCTTCCTGCAGCAGAATCCGTTTCTGCTGCTGTTCTTCGTCGTTGGCCTTGCCGTCTATATCGGGCGAGCCAGCATCAAGGGCTATGGTCTCGGGATGGTTGCCGGTGCCATCGTGGTGGGCGCCGGCTTGTCGGTCTGGGCGTCCACCTATGGCGTGAAGCTCGAGCTGAACAATTTCGCCAAGAGCCTGTTCTACTATCTCTTCATGTACGGCGTGGGCTTGCGCGTCGGTCCGTCCTTCATCAACAGCCTGAGGGGCGACGGGCTGAAATTCTGCGTCCTGGCCGTGGTGTCGAGTGTTCTTGGCCTCGCGCTCGTCGTCATCTGTACGAAGTTGTTCGCGCTACCGATCGGCGCCGCCGGTGGCATGCTGGCGGGATCTCAGACCATGTCGGCTGCGATCGGTTCGGCCGAGCAGGCCGTCACCTCCGGTGTCGTCAAGCTGCCCGAGGGCATGAAGCCCGAGGACGCCTCCGGGATGATCGCGTTGTCCTACGGCATCACTTACATCTGGGGCACCGTCGGCATCATCCTGATCTGCAAATATCTGCCGCGCTGGTGGGGTGTCGACGCCACGGCCGCCGCCAAGCAGTATGAGCGGGAATTTGGTGTCAAGGATCTCGAGGGCGGCGGCCTGACCGGTTATCGCCAGTTCGCCCTGCGGGCCTACCGGCTGGAAAATCCCGCGACGGTCGGCATGAGCATCGCAAAGTTCCGTACCGTGAATCCGGAATACCGCATCGTCAATGTTGGGCGGAACGGTGAGCCGCAAGGCGCCGATGCTGAACTCGTCTTGCAAAAGGGCGACATTGTCGCGCTGGGCGGTGCGACCGAGCATCTCACGGAGAAAATGGGCCTGATCGGTCCGGAGGTTGCGGACGCCAAGACGCTCGGCATCCCCATGGACCAGGCGGACATCCTCGTCACCAACAAGGACATGGTGGGACGCACCTTCGAGTCTTTCCGCGACACCGCAATCGCCGGACAGTTGCAGGTGACCAAGGTCGAGCGTGGAGGTGTCCAGATTCCGGCGGGTCTCAAGACCAAGCTGGAGCGGATGGACATCGTCTCCGTGGTCGGTCTGAAGTCCGCGGTCAACGATCTCGGCGAGATGTGGGGGCGCATCGCGCGCACCAACACCTCGACCGACCTGCTGACGCTGGCGGTCGGCATGATCATCGGCTTCCTGATCGGCATGATCGAATTCCCGGCCTTCGGTGCCAAGATCGGCCTCGGCAACGCCGGTGGTCTCCTGCTATCGGGCGTCATCGTGTCCTCGATCGTGTCGCGCTTGCGCTTCTTCGGCAATACGCCGAACGCGGCGCGCAATGTGCTGGAGGATCTCGGTCTCGTGGTCTTCGTCGCGATCGTGGGCGTCAATGCCGGCGCCGGTCTGCTGGCACAGCTCACCGGTGCGGTTGCCTTGAAGATCTTCCTCGCCGGTTTCATCGCTTGCACGATCCCGCCGTTCATCGTCTGGGCGATCGGCTTCCACCTCTTCAAGATCAATCCGGCGGTGCTGATGGGCGGCGTTGCCGGCGCCCGGTCGCATTCCGGTCCGTGTCGTGAAGCCGCGGTCGAAATCCAGAGCTCCGTGCCCTGGATCGGCTTCCCGGTCGCCTATGCCGTATCGGGCATCCTGCTCACCGTGTTCGGCTACTTCGCGATGATCCTGGCACAATAG
- a CDS encoding IS110 family RNA-guided transposase — protein MKHYAGLDVSVKETSLCIVDETGRICREAKLVSHPDDLLAALNDPIWRFDRIGLEAGPLSQWLFSGLAEAGLPVICIETRHAKAFLKAQVNKSDRNDARGIAQMMRVGLFRPVHVKTLISQKRRVLLAGRKLLQEKAIAIENDIRGLLRNFGLKVGIVGVIGFEQRIHELVGGQPELAELMEPLLVARRVLREQFTQLHRKVLLLARESEVCRRLMTIPGVGPVTSLAFISTIDVPARFKSSKAVGPSLGLTPVLNQSGESHRIGRISLCGDEAMRALLYEAAQVMLTRVQKWSWLKAWAMQIAKRRGQQKAIVALARRLAVIMHRMWSDGTEFRWTREATPAAQ, from the coding sequence ATGAAACATTACGCTGGACTGGACGTGTCGGTCAAAGAGACGTCCCTGTGCATTGTCGACGAAACGGGCCGCATTTGCCGGGAAGCGAAGTTGGTGAGTCACCCGGACGATCTTCTTGCTGCACTCAACGATCCGATTTGGCGGTTTGATCGGATTGGGCTCGAGGCTGGACCGCTGTCGCAATGGCTGTTCAGCGGGCTGGCGGAGGCTGGCCTGCCGGTAATCTGCATCGAGACGCGACATGCCAAGGCGTTCCTCAAGGCGCAGGTGAACAAGAGCGACCGCAATGATGCGCGTGGCATTGCGCAGATGATGCGCGTCGGCTTGTTCCGGCCTGTCCACGTCAAGACCCTGATCAGCCAAAAGCGACGGGTCCTGCTTGCCGGTCGCAAGCTGCTTCAGGAGAAGGCCATTGCCATCGAGAATGACATTCGTGGGCTGTTACGCAACTTCGGCTTGAAGGTCGGAATTGTGGGGGTGATCGGCTTTGAACAACGTATCCACGAACTCGTCGGCGGTCAGCCGGAGCTGGCCGAACTCATGGAACCGCTTCTCGTCGCCCGACGCGTTTTACGCGAACAGTTCACACAACTGCATCGCAAAGTGCTTCTACTTGCCCGGGAAAGCGAGGTCTGTCGTCGGTTGATGACGATCCCTGGTGTCGGCCCCGTCACGTCGCTGGCCTTTATCAGCACGATCGACGTTCCCGCCCGCTTCAAGAGTTCGAAAGCCGTCGGGCCGTCCCTTGGATTGACGCCAGTTCTCAACCAGTCCGGCGAAAGCCACCGCATCGGCCGGATTTCGCTGTGCGGTGATGAAGCCATGCGAGCGCTACTCTATGAGGCCGCACAGGTCATGCTGACGCGGGTGCAGAAATGGTCCTGGCTCAAGGCGTGGGCCATGCAGATCGCCAAACGACGCGGGCAGCAGAAGGCGATCGTCGCTTTGGCGCGGCGGCTCGCCGTCATCATGCACCGCATGTGGAGCGACGGAACGGAATTCCGCTGGACACGGGAGGCCACGCCCGCGGCACAATAG
- a CDS encoding decarboxylase: MSKEAKPAQKRIDQFFSGPGGRADNWRDLVEAAKAWVRGGDRAKYDAALADLSITEEFHGYPGLHLMAALRDAAAAGDAAGSLALATRLMQALTTRSFRQHAGDGSANDDGNGDTPDLVPQMSGQHGARRPYFETLIVTGLSSGNWPALANEWRKLRRPVDPFVYEPVIVGSLEDAFCAAILNPNLAAVVINEGFTLRSRHDAPVLRTMTSAAGLNDESDASALRLAHVIKRVRPELDLYLMSNRDVEAMAGNPEADVVRRIFYSVEELLELHLSILEGVQDRYDTPFFDNLKKYAQRPIGTFHALPIARGKSVFKSDWIRDMGEFYGLNLFLAESSATTGGLDSLLEPTGNIKKAQDKAARALGADRVFFVTNGTSTSNKMAVQALLAPGDIAIVDRNCHKSHHYGMVLAGAQPLYVEAFPMTEYSMYGAVPLKTIKQALLNAKADGRLDRVKLLDLTNCTFDGHIYNTRRVMEECLAIKPDLIFLWDEAWFGFARFSPFLRRRTAMGAANEIEAWMRDPRSVAAYEAQQATLGKNPSNEMLLKTRLIPDPRQIRLRVYQTNSTHKSMSAIRQGSMLSVKDVEFHTVEQQFKEAVFTHASTSPNQQLIASLDVSRRQMELEGYGLVANAIEIALAIRHAVNTNPLLSKYFRILGADAMVPAQYRQSGFTDYLAAGANWASALKSLDEDEFCLDPTRMTLVCGTAGFDGTQFKGILANDYNIQVNKTSRNSVLLQSNINNTRSDVAHLVRVLAEIAGEVDRGLAQGGANAKKTFEARVKSLMTDVPDLPNFSHFHQSFRGDAGAKTNEGDIRSGFYAAYDAAGCEYIRLADPEIDRRLKAGPDLVSASFVIPYPPGFPIMVPGQVITQETIDFMRKLDVKEIHGYDAKEGLKLVRAEALAKIGKPKPGAQPKLKAAS; this comes from the coding sequence ATGTCCAAAGAAGCCAAGCCCGCGCAAAAGCGCATCGATCAGTTCTTCTCCGGGCCCGGCGGACGGGCGGACAACTGGCGCGATCTGGTGGAGGCCGCAAAGGCGTGGGTGCGTGGCGGGGATCGCGCGAAATATGACGCTGCGCTGGCCGATCTCTCCATAACGGAGGAATTTCACGGCTATCCCGGCCTTCACCTCATGGCAGCCCTGCGGGACGCGGCCGCGGCCGGTGATGCGGCGGGCTCACTCGCCCTTGCGACACGGTTGATGCAGGCCTTGACGACGAGGTCGTTTCGCCAACATGCCGGCGACGGGAGCGCCAATGACGACGGCAACGGTGACACCCCCGATCTGGTGCCGCAGATGTCCGGGCAGCATGGTGCGCGCCGTCCCTATTTCGAGACGCTGATCGTCACCGGCCTCTCGTCCGGCAATTGGCCCGCGCTCGCCAACGAATGGCGCAAGCTGCGGCGGCCGGTCGATCCGTTCGTCTATGAGCCGGTGATCGTCGGCAGCCTCGAAGACGCGTTCTGCGCAGCCATCCTCAATCCCAATCTCGCAGCCGTCGTCATCAACGAAGGCTTTACGCTGCGCTCACGCCATGACGCGCCCGTGCTCCGCACGATGACCTCGGCGGCCGGATTGAACGACGAGTCCGATGCCTCCGCGCTGCGGCTCGCCCACGTCATCAAGCGGGTCCGCCCCGAGCTCGACCTCTATCTGATGTCCAATCGCGACGTTGAGGCGATGGCCGGAAATCCCGAGGCCGATGTCGTCCGCCGCATCTTCTATTCGGTCGAGGAGCTGCTCGAGCTGCATCTCTCGATCCTGGAAGGGGTGCAGGATCGCTACGACACGCCGTTCTTCGACAATCTGAAGAAATATGCACAGCGTCCGATCGGAACGTTCCATGCGCTGCCGATCGCGCGCGGCAAATCGGTCTTCAAGTCGGACTGGATCCGCGACATGGGCGAGTTCTACGGCCTGAACCTGTTCCTGGCCGAAAGCAGCGCGACCACCGGCGGCCTGGACAGCCTGCTGGAGCCAACCGGCAACATCAAGAAGGCGCAGGACAAGGCGGCACGCGCGCTTGGCGCCGATCGCGTCTTCTTCGTGACCAACGGTACCTCCACCTCGAACAAGATGGCGGTGCAGGCGCTGCTGGCGCCGGGCGACATCGCGATCGTCGACCGCAATTGTCACAAGTCGCATCACTACGGCATGGTGCTGGCCGGCGCGCAGCCGCTCTACGTCGAAGCCTTCCCGATGACGGAATATTCGATGTACGGCGCCGTGCCGCTGAAGACCATCAAGCAGGCCTTGCTGAACGCCAAGGCCGATGGTCGGCTCGACCGCGTCAAGCTGCTGGACCTGACCAACTGCACCTTCGACGGCCACATCTACAACACCCGCCGGGTGATGGAGGAGTGCCTCGCGATCAAGCCCGATCTGATCTTCCTGTGGGACGAGGCCTGGTTCGGCTTTGCGCGCTTCTCGCCGTTCCTGCGGCGGCGCACCGCGATGGGAGCGGCCAACGAGATCGAGGCCTGGATGCGCGATCCGAGATCGGTCGCAGCTTACGAAGCTCAACAAGCCACGCTCGGCAAGAATCCCTCGAACGAAATGCTGCTCAAGACCCGGCTGATCCCCGATCCGCGCCAGATCCGCTTGCGCGTGTATCAGACCAATTCGACCCATAAGTCGATGTCGGCGATCCGTCAGGGCTCGATGCTCTCGGTCAAGGACGTCGAATTCCACACGGTCGAGCAGCAGTTCAAGGAGGCCGTCTTTACCCATGCCTCCACGAGTCCGAACCAGCAGTTGATCGCGAGCCTTGACGTCTCGCGGCGCCAGATGGAGCTGGAAGGGTATGGTCTGGTGGCCAACGCGATCGAGATCGCGCTCGCCATCCGTCACGCCGTCAACACCAATCCCCTGCTCTCGAAATATTTCCGCATCCTCGGCGCCGACGCCATGGTGCCGGCGCAATATCGCCAGAGCGGCTTCACCGATTATCTGGCCGCCGGCGCGAACTGGGCGAGCGCTCTGAAGAGCCTGGACGAGGATGAGTTCTGCCTCGATCCGACCCGCATGACACTGGTGTGCGGCACCGCGGGTTTCGACGGCACCCAGTTCAAGGGCATCCTGGCGAACGATTACAACATCCAGGTCAACAAGACCTCACGCAATTCGGTGCTGCTCCAGTCAAACATCAACAACACGCGGAGCGACGTCGCGCATCTTGTCAGGGTTTTGGCCGAGATCGCGGGCGAGGTGGATCGCGGCCTCGCCCAAGGCGGTGCCAATGCGAAGAAGACCTTCGAGGCACGGGTGAAGAGCCTGATGACTGACGTGCCTGATTTGCCGAACTTCTCGCATTTCCACCAGAGCTTCCGAGGCGATGCCGGCGCCAAGACCAATGAGGGTGACATCCGCAGCGGATTCTACGCGGCCTACGACGCGGCGGGATGCGAATATATCAGGCTCGCCGATCCCGAGATCGATCGCCGCCTGAAAGCCGGCCCCGACCTCGTCTCCGCCAGTTTCGTGATTCCCTATCCGCCGGGCTTCCCGATCATGGTGCCGGGTCAGGTCATCACCCAGGAAACCATCGACTTCATGCGCAAGCTCGATGTGAAGGAGATCCATGGCTACGACGCCAAGGAAGGCCTCAAGCTCGTGCGCGCCGAAGCCTTGGCGAAGATCGGCAAGCCGAAGCCCGGCGCGCAGCCGAAGCTGAAGGCCGCTTCGTGA